A single region of the Stutzerimonas stutzeri genome encodes:
- the glcE gene encoding glycolate oxidase subunit GlcE has product MTVSFDDSQQLLDQVNQALASNTPLRIQGGGSKAFLGREVQGTPLDTRAHRGIVSYDPTELVISVRAGTPLAELEAALDEANQMLPCEPPHLGEGATVGGMIATGLSGPRRPWSGSVRDFVLGSRIITGHGKHLRFGGEVMKNVAGYDLSRLMAGSFGCLGLLTEVSLKVLPKPRLSRSLRVDMPVDRALLELAEWGQQPVPITAASHDGQALHLRLEGGEGSVNAACDRIGGEALEAGYWNQLREQRLGFFSDARPLWRLSLPTNTPELALPGEQLIDWAGAQRWLKSDADAQTIRTIVSEVGGHATCFTAGATASPFQPLAEPLLRYHRQLKAALDPQGIFNPGRMYSEV; this is encoded by the coding sequence ATGACGGTTTCCTTCGACGACAGCCAGCAGCTGCTCGATCAGGTCAACCAGGCGTTGGCCAGCAACACCCCGCTGCGTATCCAGGGCGGCGGCAGCAAGGCGTTTCTCGGTCGTGAAGTCCAGGGCACGCCGCTCGACACCCGCGCCCATCGCGGCATCGTCAGCTACGACCCGACCGAGCTGGTGATCAGCGTTCGCGCCGGCACACCGTTGGCCGAACTGGAAGCCGCGCTGGACGAGGCCAACCAGATGCTGCCGTGCGAGCCACCGCACCTGGGCGAAGGTGCCACCGTGGGCGGCATGATCGCGACCGGCCTGTCCGGCCCGCGGCGCCCCTGGAGTGGCTCGGTGCGCGACTTCGTGCTGGGCTCGCGGATCATCACCGGCCACGGCAAGCACCTGCGTTTCGGCGGCGAGGTGATGAAAAACGTCGCTGGCTACGACCTGTCGCGCCTGATGGCCGGCAGCTTCGGCTGCCTCGGCCTGCTCACCGAAGTCTCGCTCAAGGTACTGCCCAAGCCGCGCCTGTCGCGCAGCCTGCGGGTGGACATGCCGGTCGATCGCGCGCTGCTCGAGCTGGCCGAATGGGGCCAGCAACCGGTGCCGATCACCGCAGCGAGCCATGACGGCCAGGCGCTGCATCTGCGCCTGGAAGGTGGTGAAGGTTCGGTCAATGCCGCCTGCGACCGTATCGGTGGCGAAGCGCTGGAGGCCGGCTACTGGAACCAACTGCGCGAACAGCGCCTGGGCTTCTTCAGCGACGCGCGCCCGCTGTGGCGCCTCTCGTTGCCCACCAATACTCCGGAGCTGGCGTTGCCCGGTGAGCAACTGATCGACTGGGCCGGCGCCCAGCGTTGGCTGAAATCCGATGCCGACGCACAGACCATTCGCACCATCGTCAGCGAAGTGGGCGGCCATGCCACCTGTTTTACCGCTGGCGCCACGGCGAGCCCGTTCCAGCCGTTGGCCGAGCCGTTGCTGCGCTATCACCGCCAGCTGAAGGCCGCGCTCGACCCGCAGGGGATCTTCAACCCCGGCCGCATGTATTCCGAGGTTTAA
- the glcD gene encoding glycolate oxidase subunit GlcD, whose amino-acid sequence MNILYDERVDGELPKVDKAALLAELQAQLPGMDILHRGEDLKPYECDGLSAYRTTPMLVVLPERVEQVETLLKIAHKRGVPVVARGAGTGLSGGALPLEQGILLVMARFNKILEVDPAGRFARVQPGVRNLAISQAAAPYDLYYAPDPSSQIACSIGGNVAENAGGVHCLKYGLTVHNLLKVDILTVEGERMVLGSDALDSPGFDLLALFTGSEGMLGIVTEVTVKLLPKPQVAKVLLAAFDSVEKAGRAVGDIIAAGIIPGGLEMMDNLSIRAAEDFIRAGYPVDAEAILLCELDGVEADVHDDCARVGEVLKLAGATEVRLAKDEAERVKFWAGRKNAFPAVGRISPDYYCMDGTIPRRELPGVLKGISDLSDEYGLRVANVFHAGDGNMHPLILFDANTEGELERAEALGGKILELCVKVGGSITGEHGVGREKINQMCSQFNADELTLFHAVKAAFDPSGLLNPGKNIPTLHRCAEFGGMHVHGGQLPFPELERF is encoded by the coding sequence ATGAATATCCTCTACGACGAACGCGTCGACGGTGAGCTGCCCAAGGTCGACAAGGCCGCGTTGCTGGCCGAGTTGCAGGCGCAGCTGCCGGGCATGGACATCCTCCATCGAGGCGAAGACCTCAAGCCCTATGAGTGCGACGGCCTGTCCGCCTACCGCACCACGCCGATGCTGGTGGTACTGCCAGAGCGCGTCGAACAGGTCGAAACCCTGCTGAAGATTGCCCACAAGCGTGGCGTGCCGGTGGTGGCGCGCGGTGCAGGCACCGGACTTTCCGGCGGTGCGCTGCCGCTGGAGCAGGGCATCCTGCTGGTGATGGCGCGCTTCAACAAGATTCTCGAAGTCGACCCGGCCGGTCGCTTCGCCCGCGTTCAGCCCGGCGTGCGCAACCTGGCGATTTCCCAGGCGGCGGCGCCCTATGACCTCTACTACGCACCCGATCCGTCCTCGCAGATCGCCTGCTCCATCGGCGGCAACGTCGCCGAGAACGCCGGCGGCGTGCACTGCCTGAAATACGGCCTGACCGTGCACAACCTGCTGAAGGTGGACATCCTCACCGTCGAGGGCGAGCGCATGGTGCTCGGATCCGACGCGCTGGATTCGCCGGGCTTCGACCTGCTGGCGCTGTTCACCGGTTCCGAAGGCATGCTCGGCATCGTGACCGAAGTGACGGTCAAACTGCTGCCCAAGCCGCAGGTGGCCAAGGTGCTGCTGGCGGCGTTCGATTCGGTGGAAAAGGCCGGCCGTGCGGTGGGCGATATCATCGCCGCCGGCATCATTCCCGGCGGCCTGGAGATGATGGACAACCTGTCGATCCGCGCCGCCGAAGACTTCATCCGTGCCGGCTACCCGGTGGACGCCGAGGCGATCCTGCTCTGCGAGCTGGATGGCGTCGAAGCGGACGTGCACGACGACTGCGCCCGTGTGGGCGAAGTGCTCAAGTTGGCCGGCGCCACCGAGGTACGGCTGGCGAAGGACGAGGCCGAGCGCGTCAAGTTCTGGGCCGGTCGCAAGAACGCCTTCCCGGCGGTCGGGCGCATCTCGCCGGACTACTACTGCATGGACGGCACCATTCCGCGCCGCGAGTTGCCAGGTGTGCTCAAGGGCATCAGCGATCTGTCGGACGAGTACGGCCTGCGCGTGGCCAACGTGTTCCATGCCGGCGACGGCAACATGCACCCGTTGATCCTCTTCGATGCCAACACCGAAGGCGAGCTGGAACGCGCCGAGGCGCTGGGCGGCAAGATTCTCGAGCTCTGCGTCAAGGTCGGTGGCTCGATCACCGGCGAGCACGGCGTCGGTCGCGAGAAGATCAACCAGATGTGTTCGCAGTTCAACGCCGACGAGCTGACCCTGTTCCATGCCGTGAAGGCGGCCTTCGACCCCAGCGGCCTGCTCAATCCCGGCAAGAACATCCCGACGCTGCACCGCTGCGCCGAATTCGGCGGCATGCACGTGCATGGCGGGCAGTTGCCCTTCCCTGAACTGGAGCGCTTCTGA